The window CGGCGGACTCTCGCCTAGAATATCTCACCACCGTGCGCCAGAACCTACAAGCGCTATTGCACCCTTTGCAATTGCTGGCTAATGCACCATCACGGCTTTATCGTGATACCACCGAGTACTTTTCTACGCATGAATACTTACTTAATGAAAATCGAAACTTAAAGAAAAATGCGCTGAAACAAGCCGTTGAGCTGCAAAAACTCAATACGCTTGAGCTGGAAAACAATAATCTTCGCCAACTATTAAAAACTAATCAGTCGATTGTTGAAACTAGTGTGGCGGCTGAAATTATGCATGTGGGTCGCGATTTATTTACCAAGAAAATCATCGTGAATCGTGGCGCAACACATAACATCGTAGCGGGCGAAGCGGTGGTTGATTCGACTGGCGTGATTGGTCAAGTCACGCGCATTTACCCACTGAGCAGCGAAGTCACGCTCATTACCGACAAGTCACTTGCCATTCCAATACAGGTCGAACGTAACGGTTTGCGCGCTATTGCATTTGGACATGGTCGCGACAACACCTTGGATTTACCGTATTTGCCGACCAATGTAGATATTCAACGTGGCGACAAATTGGTGACGTCGGGTATAGATGGCGTCTACCCTGCAGGACTTGCTGTTGCAACAGTTTCACAAATTGAAATTACGGCCGACTCGCCATTCGCACGCATTATTTGCGTACCGACTGGCGGCGTAGAAAACCATAAACAAGTACTTTTAGTCAGTATCCCACGTATGGCCGAGCCAGTTGAAACGGAAATAATTAGCGCGATTAAGCCAGAGGCGAAAATTAAAAAATCTGAAAATAAACCCATCGTTGCCAAACCAGTAGCAGCCCAACCTGAAATGACAAAACCTGCTGCAAATAACACGGAGGCTGGGAAACCTAAATTAGCACCAGAGGCTAAGCCTCCAGTAACTACTCACCCTAACAATACGAGCAAGCCACATGCCGCCGAGTAAGCTCAAAACTCTTTACCTATCGCTGATTTTAGCGTTCGTTTTCCTACTGCTACCATGGTCTGGATTTGCACTAAAAATACGTCCAGATTTTATATTGTTGGTCATTATTTTTTGGCTAATACGTGCACCTAACTTATGTAATGTAGGTACAGCTTGGTTTCTAGGACTTTTTGTAGACTTAGCCACGGGCGGCATATTTGGTCAATTTGCATTGGCTTACACCATTACTGCATTTTTTGCGGTGACTTATCAGCGTCGCTTAGTATTGTTTAACCACACTCAGCAACTATTTTATGTGTTCTTGTTATTGATGATTTCGCAAATCGTATTACTCATCATTAAAACCTTCTCAGGTGCAGACGCTTTAGGCTGGGGTTATTTCTTACCAAGTATTGTGGGCGTTATATTGTGGAGAGTCGCAGTAATTTTTGGCTTAAATACGGGCGGTCGCTCGCGTGGGACTTAATACTTTGATGGCTGGCATTTAATTATGCGCGCTGAGCTTAAGAACTTTCAGCATGAGCAATATTACTTTAAGCTGAGGTTAGGCTTCACAGCTTTTGTAGTGATAGCGCTGTTTAGCGTGTTGGCACTACGTTTCTCATACTTGCAAATCAAACAGTACAAACACTATCAAACGCTCGCTGAAAACAACCGTATTTCACTCGTGCCGATTGTGCCTAACCGTGGTTTGATTCTCGATAAAAATGGCGTGGTACTTGCCCATAACTTCTTCGTTTACACCTTAGAAATCACACCATCCAAGGTAGATGACCTTGAAAAAACCATTTCCGAAGTCAGCAAATTGGTGGAAGTCAGCTCACTAGACCGTAAGCGCTTTAACAAACTTCGTGAAGAAAGCCGCAACTTTGAAAGCGTGCCGATTCGCACGCACTTAAATGAAGTAGAAGCCGCAAGTTTTGCAGTTAATCACTACCGCTTTCCAGGGGTGGAAATCAAGTCTCGGTTATTTAGACACTATCCACTAGGCAAACTGGGCGCGCATATGGTGGGATACATCGGGCGTATCAACGATAAAGACTTAG is drawn from Methylotenera versatilis 301 and contains these coding sequences:
- the mreC gene encoding rod shape-determining protein MreC, yielding MSRRFNHKLEQQSAPAFFVRGPSPLARLAFFSALSLALMAADSRLEYLTTVRQNLQALLHPLQLLANAPSRLYRDTTEYFSTHEYLLNENRNLKKNALKQAVELQKLNTLELENNNLRQLLKTNQSIVETSVAAEIMHVGRDLFTKKIIVNRGATHNIVAGEAVVDSTGVIGQVTRIYPLSSEVTLITDKSLAIPIQVERNGLRAIAFGHGRDNTLDLPYLPTNVDIQRGDKLVTSGIDGVYPAGLAVATVSQIEITADSPFARIICVPTGGVENHKQVLLVSIPRMAEPVETEIISAIKPEAKIKKSENKPIVAKPVAAQPEMTKPAANNTEAGKPKLAPEAKPPVTTHPNNTSKPHAAE
- the mreD gene encoding rod shape-determining protein MreD; translated protein: MPPSKLKTLYLSLILAFVFLLLPWSGFALKIRPDFILLVIIFWLIRAPNLCNVGTAWFLGLFVDLATGGIFGQFALAYTITAFFAVTYQRRLVLFNHTQQLFYVFLLLMISQIVLLIIKTFSGADALGWGYFLPSIVGVILWRVAVIFGLNTGGRSRGT